The following are encoded together in the Kineosporiaceae bacterium genome:
- a CDS encoding HlyC/CorC family transporter, giving the protein MGETAIELVLVVVLIAVNALFSGSEMALVTLREGQLRRLARESPRGARLARLARDPSRFLATIQIGITLAGFLASAAAAVSLSEPLVGLLAITGPAAEVLAVMLVTLVLTFITLVLGELAPKRVALQRAESWALAVAGLVDGLATVSRPAVWLVATTSDLVVRLFGVDPRAPRDEVSVEEIRDLIAARREFSDEQRTIISGAFEITERTLREILIPRGEVVSIAGAAQVEQALQLLVSTGRSRLPVTGPTGFDTVIGVVHFLDLYGDEGPVSEHVREALFLPETLLVSEALRQMRQAHQHFAVVVDEHGANDGIVTLEDLVEEIIGEIYDELDRDVAAVIHEPDGSMLVPGSFPIHDLPDLGVHVGLPDDVPFTTVSGLIMDRLQRIPGRPGETVEVDGYCFEVLDVAGHTATRIRVRPTLTASAP; this is encoded by the coding sequence ATGGGCGAAACGGCGATCGAACTGGTGCTCGTCGTCGTCCTGATCGCGGTGAACGCCCTGTTCTCGGGCAGCGAGATGGCGTTGGTGACGTTGCGTGAGGGTCAACTGCGACGACTGGCGCGGGAGTCGCCGCGGGGGGCACGGCTGGCCCGCCTCGCCCGCGACCCCAGTCGCTTCCTGGCCACCATCCAGATCGGGATCACCCTGGCCGGGTTCCTGGCTTCTGCGGCGGCGGCCGTCTCGCTGTCCGAACCGCTCGTGGGGCTGCTCGCCATCACCGGACCGGCGGCTGAGGTGCTGGCGGTGATGCTGGTGACCCTCGTCCTGACCTTCATCACCCTGGTGCTCGGTGAGCTCGCCCCCAAGCGGGTCGCCCTGCAGCGGGCCGAGTCGTGGGCGCTGGCCGTCGCCGGTCTCGTCGACGGCCTGGCCACCGTGTCGCGGCCGGCGGTCTGGCTGGTCGCGACGACGTCCGATCTGGTGGTCCGGCTGTTCGGCGTCGACCCCCGGGCGCCACGGGACGAGGTGTCCGTCGAGGAGATCCGCGATCTGATCGCCGCCCGACGGGAGTTCTCCGACGAGCAGCGGACCATCATCAGCGGTGCCTTCGAGATCACCGAGCGCACCCTGCGCGAGATCCTGATCCCTCGCGGCGAGGTGGTCTCGATCGCCGGTGCGGCGCAGGTCGAGCAGGCGCTGCAGTTGCTGGTCAGCACCGGTCGCTCCCGGTTGCCGGTCACCGGGCCGACCGGCTTCGACACCGTCATCGGCGTGGTGCACTTCCTCGATCTGTACGGCGACGAGGGTCCGGTGTCCGAGCACGTCCGGGAGGCGCTGTTCCTGCCCGAGACCCTCCTGGTCTCGGAGGCTCTGCGGCAGATGCGGCAGGCCCATCAGCACTTCGCCGTCGTGGTGGACGAGCACGGCGCCAACGACGGCATCGTGACCCTCGAGGATCTGGTCGAGGAGATCATCGGCGAGATCTACGACGAGCTCGATCGTGACGTCGCAGCCGTGATCCACGAGCCGGACGGATCGATGCTCGTGCCGGGTTCGTTCCCGATCCACGACCTGCCGGACCTCGGGGTCCACGTCGGCCTACCGGACGACGTGCCGTTCACCACCGTCAGCGGTCTGATCATGGATCGGCTGCAGCGCATTCCGGGCCGCCCCGGCGAGACCGTCGAGGTGGACGGTTACTGCTTCGAGGTGCTGGACGTCGCCGGACACACCGCGACCCGGATCAGGGTGCGGCCCACGCTCACCGCGAGCGCACCGTGA
- a CDS encoding GNAT family N-acetyltransferase, which translates to MGWDVVIEPVDVGDPGHLDRTLAHLAVRTASGRAAMGERHQPYTVAELRVDARPTTQHRCEHLVAVEHDAGQVVGAAELYFPLLDNTDHAFGQVDVLPQARRRGVGSTLVEHLIERTRAEGRRAVTIESVAATEQISEQRQDAGTAFAVRHGFSLALANHRSDLDLPHGAADLDEVLATVEAEVAMARPDRGYDVITCHGAVPPQWLDQRAVLAGRMTTDAPLGDLGIEPEAWDAARIRERDQMAADQGRHLIETVAVERATGHLAAATTLAFHPDHGEIAAQWDTLVLREHRGHRLGMWVKAANLRALLAAFPQVRRVKTYNAVENSPMLRVNRAMGFRPVGVLTEWQKRW; encoded by the coding sequence ATGGGGTGGGATGTGGTCATCGAGCCGGTTGACGTCGGCGATCCGGGGCACCTCGACCGCACGCTGGCCCACCTCGCGGTGCGCACGGCGTCCGGACGCGCCGCGATGGGTGAGCGGCATCAGCCGTACACCGTCGCCGAACTGCGGGTGGACGCGCGGCCGACGACCCAGCATCGATGCGAGCACCTGGTGGCCGTGGAGCACGATGCAGGGCAGGTGGTCGGGGCGGCCGAACTCTATTTCCCCTTGCTGGACAACACCGATCACGCCTTCGGTCAGGTCGACGTGCTGCCGCAGGCACGGCGCCGTGGCGTCGGGTCGACGCTGGTCGAGCACCTGATCGAGCGAACCCGCGCCGAGGGTCGACGGGCGGTCACCATCGAGAGCGTGGCAGCGACGGAGCAGATCTCGGAACAGCGTCAGGACGCCGGGACGGCCTTCGCCGTCCGGCACGGGTTCAGCCTCGCCCTGGCCAATCACCGCAGCGATCTCGATCTGCCCCACGGTGCCGCCGACCTGGACGAGGTGCTGGCCACCGTCGAGGCCGAGGTGGCGATGGCGCGTCCCGATCGGGGGTACGACGTGATCACCTGTCACGGGGCCGTGCCGCCGCAGTGGCTGGACCAGCGCGCGGTGCTGGCCGGGCGGATGACCACCGATGCCCCGCTGGGTGACCTCGGCATCGAGCCCGAGGCCTGGGACGCCGCGCGGATCCGCGAGCGGGATCAGATGGCCGCCGATCAGGGCCGCCACCTGATCGAGACCGTCGCGGTCGAGCGCGCGACCGGGCACCTGGCCGCGGCCACCACGTTGGCGTTCCACCCCGACCACGGCGAGATTGCGGCGCAATGGGACACCCTGGTCTTACGTGAGCACCGTGGCCACCGGCTCGGCATGTGGGTCAAGGCCGCCAATCTGCGGGCGTTGCTGGCGGCATTCCCTCAGGTTCGACGCGTCAAGACGTACAACGCGGTCGAGAACAGCCCGATGCTGCGGGTGAACCGAGCCATGGGGTTCCGCCCGGTGGGAGTGCTGACGGAATGGCAGAAGCGTTGGTGA